From the genome of Chromatiales bacterium, one region includes:
- a CDS encoding VOC family protein: MARLVHTMIRVLDLDRSVDFYRTALGLELKRRLDFDDFSLAYLGNAESDVELELTLNHGRTEPYTHGSGYGHIAVTVDDLDTEHARIRQAGFAVKDIVELKDGERLVGKFFFMHDPDGYEIEVIQRHGDYR; the protein is encoded by the coding sequence ATGGCACGGCTGGTACACACCATGATCCGCGTACTGGATCTCGACCGCTCGGTCGACTTCTACCGCACGGCCCTGGGCCTCGAGCTGAAGCGCCGCCTGGACTTCGACGACTTCAGCCTGGCCTATCTCGGCAACGCGGAGAGCGACGTCGAGCTGGAGCTCACCCTCAACCACGGGCGTACCGAGCCCTATACCCACGGCAGCGGCTACGGCCACATCGCCGTCACCGTCGACGACCTGGATACCGAGCACGCCCGCATCCGCCAGGCGGGCTTCGCGGTCAAGGACATCGTGGAGCTGAAGGACGGTGAGCGCCTGGTGGGGAAATTCTTCTTCATGCACGACCCCGACGGCTACGAGATCGAGGTGATCCAGCGCCACGGCGACTACCGCTAG
- a CDS encoding DUF4136 domain-containing protein — translation MLRPLLLVSLLLLLAGCSSVRVTQDYAKTADFSAYRVFAWDEPRHRETGDPRLDDPLVHRRIQQAIESQLAARGYRFVAEPAQADLLVRYHTLVEDRIETSRSSVTFGTGYWWSRTGVAIGLDYPYGSREYDEGTLLIDFVAPASGELIWRGTGVRPLADTPTPEARDEVVNDVVQRILAQYPPGK, via the coding sequence ATGTTGCGTCCTCTGTTGCTCGTCTCGCTGCTGCTCCTGCTGGCCGGCTGTTCCAGCGTGCGCGTCACCCAGGACTACGCGAAGACGGCCGATTTTTCCGCCTACCGGGTCTTTGCCTGGGATGAGCCGCGGCATCGGGAGACCGGTGATCCCCGCCTGGACGATCCGCTGGTGCACCGGCGCATCCAGCAGGCCATCGAGTCGCAGCTCGCCGCGCGCGGTTACCGCTTCGTGGCTGAGCCGGCGCAGGCCGACCTGCTGGTGCGTTACCACACCCTGGTGGAGGACCGCATCGAGACCTCGCGTTCGAGCGTGACCTTCGGTACCGGCTACTGGTGGAGCCGCACGGGGGTGGCCATCGGGCTGGACTATCCCTATGGATCGCGGGAATACGACGAGGGGACGCTGCTCATCGACTTCGTCGCCCCCGCCAGCGGCGAGCTGATCTGGCGCGGCACCGGCGTACGCCCACTGGCGGATACCCCCACGCCCGAGGCGCGCGACGAGGTCGTCAACGACGTGGTACAGCGGATCCTGGCGCAGTATCCACCGGGGAAGTGA
- a CDS encoding AMP-binding protein yields the protein MNIVALFEQQASVRPGQPAIIDVRGARYRIRSYRQLAADGARTAALFRAQGLGAGDRVLVVQPMGYELYVVLLALLRLGAVAMVLDPAAGRETVASYCRLGEPTALVAGRRDLLRHLVSPRLCRLRRFAVDGYVPGAVALSQARQQPRLEDLAAGGQAPALFTLVRNEQGVLRRVLRSHDDLIATQAALAAALDHSPGECELSTQPLVPLANLVSGMTSVIPAAPLHAPARVAPQTVFQLLKAFDIRRSAGAPVLFRRLVEYCERSGRKLPLTHIHVGGAPVLPPALARIQHATDGAVVAAVHGGAEALPLTRVMYREYRQVDLAAMQAGGGLLTGKPVDGLTLRVIRDRYGAPIGPYDGKRFAAEALPPGKIGEVVACGDHLVAGYLNAEGDVESKFEVDGRRWHRTGEAGYLDAEGRLWLVGRCRSRIDDSRGRLYPFSVECAASFLDGVQRSAMISHAGRRILLVEGMRGLDVEALRRALAWAQLDEVRRVRAIPVDARQQARVDYARLAARLK from the coding sequence ATGAACATCGTCGCGCTATTTGAGCAGCAGGCCTCGGTGCGTCCGGGGCAGCCCGCCATCATCGATGTGCGGGGGGCACGGTACCGCATCCGTTCCTATCGCCAGCTCGCCGCGGACGGCGCACGGACGGCGGCCCTGTTCCGCGCCCAGGGTCTGGGTGCGGGCGACCGGGTGCTGGTGGTACAGCCGATGGGCTACGAGCTCTACGTGGTGCTGCTGGCGCTGTTGCGGCTCGGGGCCGTGGCGATGGTGCTGGACCCGGCGGCCGGCCGGGAGACGGTGGCGTCCTATTGCCGGCTGGGCGAGCCGACGGCGCTGGTCGCCGGGCGTCGCGATCTGCTGCGCCACCTGGTCTCGCCCAGGCTCTGTCGGCTGCGACGCTTTGCCGTGGACGGCTATGTGCCCGGTGCCGTGGCGCTGTCGCAGGCACGCCAGCAGCCGCGGCTCGAGGACCTGGCCGCCGGCGGCCAGGCGCCCGCCCTGTTTACCCTGGTGCGCAACGAGCAGGGCGTATTGCGCCGGGTACTGCGCTCGCATGACGACCTGATCGCCACACAGGCGGCCCTGGCCGCTGCGCTGGATCACAGTCCTGGCGAGTGCGAACTCTCCACCCAGCCGCTGGTCCCGCTCGCCAACCTGGTTTCGGGCATGACCAGTGTCATCCCCGCCGCCCCGCTGCATGCCCCCGCCCGGGTAGCACCGCAGACAGTGTTCCAGCTGCTGAAGGCCTTCGATATCCGGCGCAGTGCGGGCGCCCCGGTCCTGTTTCGTCGCCTGGTCGAATACTGCGAGCGGTCTGGCCGCAAGTTGCCCCTGACGCATATACACGTCGGCGGGGCACCGGTCCTGCCGCCTGCCCTGGCCCGCATACAGCACGCGACCGACGGGGCCGTGGTCGCCGCCGTGCATGGCGGTGCAGAGGCCCTGCCGCTGACGCGCGTGATGTACCGGGAATATCGCCAGGTGGATCTCGCGGCCATGCAGGCGGGTGGCGGTCTGCTCACCGGCAAGCCGGTGGACGGCCTGACGCTGCGGGTGATTCGCGACCGCTATGGGGCGCCCATCGGCCCCTATGACGGCAAGCGCTTTGCGGCCGAGGCCCTGCCACCGGGCAAGATCGGCGAGGTCGTGGCCTGTGGTGATCACCTGGTGGCCGGCTACCTGAATGCCGAGGGCGATGTCGAGAGCAAGTTCGAGGTGGATGGGCGACGCTGGCACCGTACCGGCGAGGCCGGCTATCTCGACGCGGAGGGCCGGTTGTGGCTGGTCGGTCGCTGTCGCTCGCGCATCGACGACAGCCGGGGCCGGTTGTATCCCTTCAGCGTGGAATGTGCCGCCAGCTTCCTGGACGGGGTGCAGCGCTCTGCGATGATCAGCCACGCCGGACGACGCATCCTGCTGGTGGAAGGGATGCGCGGGCTGGACGTCGAGGCCTTGCGCCGGGCGCTCGCCTGGGCGCAGCTCGACGAGGTCCGCCGGGTGCGCGCGATACCGGTGGATGCGCGCCAGCAGGCGCGGGTGGACTACGCCCGCCTGGCGGCCCGCCTGAAATAG
- the cfa gene encoding cyclopropane fatty acyl phospholipid synthase, with translation MSQDTLVASTRRQQSSSMQLFTGLLARADIRVNGSRPCDIRIHNPRVAQRTLTQANLGLGESYMDGDWDCDALDQFFDRILRTKVDRAVSPLRLLFHALRFRLLNLQTARRAFQVGERHYDIGNDLYRAMLDERLTYTCGYWEQATTLEAAQEAKLDLICRKLDLRPGQRVLDIGCGWGSFAKFAAERYGAQVVGITISREQAKLARELCGDLPVEIRVQDYRAVKERYDHIVSVGMFEHVGHKNYREYMQVAARCLKQDGLFLLHTIGKNLTATTPDPWIDRYIFPNGDLPSLAQIAQAVEDVFVIEDLHNFGADYDRTLMAWFENFDAAWPRLRDHYDERFYRMWKYYLLSCAGAFRSRDIQLWQLVLSPDGRRGGYRRPLGVRPKVQAPQRAQRTQR, from the coding sequence ATGAGCCAGGACACCCTCGTTGCGTCGACACGCCGCCAGCAAAGCAGCAGCATGCAGCTCTTCACCGGCCTGCTGGCACGGGCCGACATCCGTGTGAACGGCTCGCGGCCCTGTGACATCCGCATCCACAACCCGCGCGTTGCACAACGCACCCTGACCCAGGCCAACCTCGGCCTGGGGGAATCCTATATGGACGGCGACTGGGACTGCGATGCACTGGACCAGTTCTTCGACCGCATCCTGCGCACCAAAGTGGACCGGGCCGTCTCCCCCCTGCGTCTTTTATTCCACGCCCTGCGCTTCCGCCTGCTGAATCTGCAGACCGCGCGGCGCGCCTTCCAGGTGGGCGAACGGCACTATGACATCGGCAACGACCTCTACCGTGCCATGCTCGATGAGCGCCTGACCTACACCTGCGGCTACTGGGAACAGGCCACCACCCTGGAAGCGGCCCAGGAGGCCAAGCTCGACCTCATCTGCCGCAAGCTCGACCTGCGGCCCGGGCAACGCGTGCTGGACATCGGCTGCGGCTGGGGCAGCTTCGCGAAGTTCGCCGCCGAACGCTACGGCGCACAGGTGGTCGGCATCACCATCTCCCGCGAACAGGCGAAGCTGGCACGGGAACTGTGCGGCGACCTGCCGGTGGAGATCCGGGTGCAGGACTACCGCGCGGTGAAGGAGCGCTACGATCACATCGTCAGCGTGGGCATGTTCGAGCACGTCGGCCACAAGAACTATCGGGAATACATGCAGGTCGCCGCGCGCTGCCTGAAGCAGGACGGCCTGTTCCTGCTGCACACCATCGGCAAGAACCTCACCGCCACCACGCCGGACCCCTGGATCGACCGCTACATCTTCCCCAACGGCGACCTGCCCTCGCTGGCGCAGATCGCGCAGGCCGTGGAGGACGTCTTCGTGATCGAGGACCTGCACAACTTCGGGGCCGACTACGACCGCACGCTCATGGCCTGGTTCGAGAACTTCGACGCCGCCTGGCCCCGGCTGCGCGACCACTACGACGAGCGCTTCTACCGCATGTGGAAGTACTACCTGCTGAGCTGCGCCGGGGCCTTCCGCTCCCGCGACATCCAGCTCTGGCAGCTGGTGCTGTCACCCGACGGCCGCCGCGGCGGCTACCGGCGCCCGTTAGGCGTTAGGCCAAAAGTTCAGGCGCCACAGAGGGCACAGCGTACACAGAGGTAA